One genomic window of Cricetulus griseus strain 17A/GY chromosome 3, alternate assembly CriGri-PICRH-1.0, whole genome shotgun sequence includes the following:
- the C1ql3 gene encoding complement C1q-like protein 3 isoform X2, with protein sequence MVLLLVILIPVLVSSAGTSAHYEMLGTCRMVCDPYGGTKAPSTAATPDRGLMQSLPTFIQGPKGEAGRPGKAGPRGPPGEPGPPGPVGPPGEKGEPGRQGLPGPPGAPGLNAAGAISAATYSTVPKIAFYAGLKRQHEGYEVLKFDDVVTNLGNHYDPTTGKFTCSIPGIYFFTYHVLMRGGDGTSMWADLCKNNQVRASAIAQDADQNYDYASNSVVLHLEPGDEVYIKLDGGKAHGGNNNKYSTFSGFIIYAD encoded by the exons atggtgcttcTGCTGGTCATCCTCATCCCGGTGCTGGTGAGCTCGGCCGGCACGTCGGCGCACTACGAGATGCTGGGCACCTGCCGCATGGTCTGCGACCCCTACGGGGGCACCAAGGCTCCCAGCACGGCAGCCACTCCGGACCGCGGCCTCATGCAGTCTCTCCCCACCTTCATCCAGGGTCCCAAAGGCGAGGCCGGCAGGCCGGGGAAGGCAGGCCCCCGTGGGCCCCCCGGAGAGCCCGGACCACCGGGACCCGTGGGGCCCCCGGGCGAGAAGGGCGAACCTGGCCGCCAAGGCCTGCCGGGCCCGCCTGGGGCGCCCGGCCTGAATGCGGCCGGGGCCATCAGCGCGGCCACCTACAGCACGGTGCCCAAGATCGCCTTCTACGCTGGCCTCAAAAGGCAGCATGAAGGCTATGAGGTGCTCAAGTTCGACGACGTGGTCACCAACCTCGGCAACCACTATGATCCCACTACGGGCAAGTTCACCTGCTCCATCCCGGGTATCTACTTCTTCACCTACCACGTCCTGATGCGCGGAGGGGACGGCACCAGCATGTGGGCTGATCTCTGCAAAAACAACCAG GTGCGCGCTAGTGCAATTGCCCAAGATGCTGACCAGAATTACGACTATGCCAGCAACAGTGTGGTCCTTCACCTGGAACCAGGAGATGAAGTCTACATCAAATTAGATGGTGGGAAAGCCCATggaggaaacaacaacaaatacagcACATTTTCtggatttattatttatgctgACTGA